DNA sequence from the Vicia villosa cultivar HV-30 ecotype Madison, WI linkage group LG3, Vvil1.0, whole genome shotgun sequence genome:
gaaaacacgaaaaaaaggtgttttcggagatgcatttccgaaaacaccccttttttgagttttcggagatgcatttccgaaaacaccttttttttgggagggggtgtcttcggagatgcatatccgaaatattccaataccaaattggtcttggaatgtttctgatatacacttccgaaagaattcaataattattaaaaaattaaaatcaaggtgaatcaatacaattaataggtataaaatggaggtgaatcaataaaatcaagatgAATCAAAATTTCGTaaagttcaaaattatttttaacttatataaatcaaaaacattttaattttataagtaaattttgaattatatagaattaaatataaaatttattcattaaataaaattaagacaaaattataactcatttttaattatgaatcagaatagaaatatataaatatataataataattattaattttgtaagaaatatataaatatataatatataaatatataataattaatatataaatatataaatatataataattattataaattaaaacactcatttttttaatttttattattataatataaatatataaatatataaatatatttataattaatatataataattattatataaatatataaatatataataatttttataaatatataataattattataattattatataaatatataaattaaaacactcattttttttaattttttttgtaaatacataataattattataaatatataaatatataaataaaaaattataactcattttgtaagtgaaattattttagtttttttaattaaaattattttaaattttaaaatatgaatcagaatagaaatatataataattattattcataactcataaattatatcaaaatatataattattattattcattactcataaattatatcaaatttatgatatatgaattaattaatatcctaatattaatttttggcatttttagattttttttttcggagatgcatctccgaattaatcaaaatctcaatttttgggatttttttggaAATCCACTTCCgagaaaaaatttagaaaaaaaatatttcggaaatgtatttccgaagcaggggtaaagtggggttttcgctggggtgacccccatagggaggtgggtaaagaaaaaactgTAAAATTTTGCAGTTGCATAATAAGAATATTAAATTtctaaaaaagtaaaatatatttgttatttttattattaaaaacttGAGTGAAGGAATATACTTACCAAACTTGCTTGGGTTGATAATCACATTATTAACCACATCATATGCATCTCCAAATCGGTAGCTTGAGTTTGGAAGTTGCTTTCCCAAATCATTTACAACTTTGCTTGAAGCTTTGTTAAAATTAAGAGCTAGCTTGTTTGTTTTTTCTTGACAATTCCCAGATGTACTAAGCACTCTTTGAAGTGGAATGCAGCCCATTGGGCCAAGCCCAAACACCATCAGTTCCCTTGCTCCTAGGCCATACAATACCTAATTATTACAAAATCAAAAATTGTAAAAGACTTTTAACCCCTCAAATCAAAGGATTTGTATGCAAATTGATTTGACTCCGAAACTGTTTTAAAACTGTAGTATTATTTAAGTCAACCTTACAAATCTGACTTATACCATAAGGATTTATCTATGTCTATAAATATATGTTTAGAGTATATATTTTCTGATGCGAGACTCTACTGTATGTATTTTAATGTGTAATATAAAGTGATGTTGGAATTCGAATAGCTTGATCTTATTATATGattgtgtaattttttttctctaattGCAAGAATCCAAAGTCACAAATGAAATGATTGAATTGAAGTAGTTAAATATGAACCTTAAGTTGTTCTTGTAGTGTTCCCACTAAGTAGTCCATGAAGGTTTCATCATTGTAAGTCCATGAATCACTATAAAGAGGCATCAAGTAATTATTGATGAAGTCATTGCTACCTAAAGCAACAACATAACGTGCTTCCTGAAAAAACTTCTCTGCCTCCACTTTTCCAATTTTACTTCTAATTAGTTCTTGTGTCCCCTGAAACAGCTCTATCTGTTTGTTGAGAGAAAATCTTTGAATCTGCAAGAGGGATGATTTTAGTGACTTTCTATGGTTACTATAAAtctaaagaattaattaaaaatattacaatCTTACAAAGAAACTTCCAGTTTCATTCAATATGCCACCACCTCCAGAAGCATAGTTCACTCCATTTTCTAATATAACATCTTCAGTTAATGATGGGTCCAGAAACGCTGGAGGCCTTGGAAGCCCCATGCTGTCACCTAAACAAGTAAATaatattagttttgatgatagtCTACATAACATAACATGTCTGT
Encoded proteins:
- the LOC131656892 gene encoding GDSL esterase/lipase At1g74460-like, which translates into the protein MIQTNMKFDFAIVIIAVSILGIGIERCDCKMVQFIFGDSLSDVGNNIYLSKSLAQASLPWYGIDMGNGLPNGRFSNGRTVADIIGDSMGLPRPPAFLDPSLTEDVILENGVNYASGGGGILNETGSFFIQRFSLNKQIELFQGTQELIRSKIGKVEAEKFFQEARYVVALGSNDFINNYLMPLYSDSWTYNDETFMDYLVGTLQEQLKVLYGLGARELMVFGLGPMGCIPLQRVLSTSGNCQEKTNKLALNFNKASSKVVNDLGKQLPNSSYRFGDAYDVVNNVIINPSKFGFENADSPCCSFGRIRPALTCIPASKLCKDRSKYVFWDEYHPSDKANEMIATELIKKFGFKRVDQTQSPSPSPELAPSPTSDD